In Myxococcaceae bacterium JPH2, the following are encoded in one genomic region:
- a CDS encoding DUF47 domain-containing protein codes for MLEKLMPKSDEFFDDFDAQCAVTVEGARTLHALLSDYRDVAERVQKLKAIEHRGDEVTHQAFNRLHKQFITPFDRTQIHALLSRIDDVLDFTNAAAARLHYYEITESLPDATELARVLVLCTEKVQEVVAALRLIKKPAQILAGCKEIKRLETQADEALRSGMGRLFKSGMDTLTIIKWKEIYDLIETATDKCNDVANVIEGVVLEHS; via the coding sequence ATGCTCGAGAAGCTGATGCCCAAGTCGGACGAGTTCTTCGACGACTTCGATGCTCAGTGTGCGGTCACCGTAGAAGGCGCGCGGACGCTCCACGCGCTGCTGAGCGACTACCGCGACGTGGCGGAGCGCGTGCAGAAGCTCAAGGCCATTGAGCATCGCGGTGACGAGGTGACGCACCAGGCCTTCAACCGTCTGCACAAGCAGTTCATCACCCCGTTCGACCGGACGCAGATTCACGCCCTGCTCTCCCGCATCGACGACGTGCTGGACTTCACCAACGCGGCGGCGGCGCGGCTCCACTACTACGAGATTACCGAGAGCCTGCCGGACGCCACGGAGCTGGCGCGCGTGCTGGTGCTCTGCACCGAGAAGGTCCAGGAGGTCGTCGCGGCGCTGCGGCTCATCAAGAAGCCGGCGCAGATCCTCGCGGGCTGCAAGGAAATCAAGCGGCTGGAGACGCAGGCGGACGAGGCCCTGCGCTCGGGGATGGGACGGCTCTTCAAGAGCGGCATGGACACGCTCACCATCATCAAGTGGAAGGAAATCTACGACCTCATCGAGACCGCGACCGACAAGTGCAACGACGTCGCGAACGTCATCGAGGGCGTGGTCCTGGAGCACTCCTGA
- a CDS encoding iron-containing redox enzyme family protein: protein MRNHSIEAALAKNSSREQLIKHRFFEVVDEKTFSVEQAELVLGQWWHPLHYFPTFLSRLIAVCPNLEMKTAVTHILNQEVGEGDVERAHERFFIQTMTDAGMARAAVSEAKMTPATQRLLDGYARSTDNYLTGLGFLYGTEVADLTMVAKLGKLVRRTTGLKSLPWVDIHVKQEPDHVQTAGQTVGLSYTDAEMATIVKGAEEMWQLWVGFFEELRNRVV, encoded by the coding sequence ATGCGAAACCATTCCATCGAGGCGGCGCTAGCGAAGAACTCCAGTCGGGAGCAGCTGATCAAGCACCGCTTCTTCGAGGTGGTGGACGAGAAGACCTTCTCCGTGGAGCAGGCGGAGTTGGTGTTGGGTCAGTGGTGGCATCCCCTGCACTACTTCCCCACGTTCCTCAGCCGCCTCATCGCCGTCTGTCCCAACCTCGAAATGAAGACGGCGGTCACCCACATCCTCAACCAGGAGGTGGGCGAGGGAGACGTCGAGCGAGCGCACGAGCGCTTCTTCATCCAGACGATGACCGACGCGGGCATGGCGCGCGCGGCGGTGTCGGAGGCGAAGATGACGCCGGCGACCCAGCGACTGCTGGACGGCTATGCCCGCTCCACGGACAACTACCTCACGGGCCTGGGCTTCCTGTACGGCACCGAGGTGGCGGACCTCACCATGGTGGCCAAGCTGGGCAAGCTGGTGCGGCGCACCACCGGCCTCAAGTCCCTGCCGTGGGTGGACATCCACGTGAAGCAGGAGCCGGACCATGTGCAGACCGCCGGGCAGACGGTCGGGCTGAGCTACACGGACGCGGAGATGGCCACCATCGTCAAGGGCGCCGAGGAGATGTGGCAGCTCTGGGTGGGCTTCTTCGAGGAGCTGCGCAACCGGGTCGTCTGA
- a CDS encoding NAD(P)/FAD-dependent oxidoreductase yields MRVLSPSPEETPAIGLAALELALQADLERLAYPGRSWVPPRQTRAGLPVLDVLVIGGGQSGLTAAFGLMRERVTNLLVVDDGAPDRAGPWKTFARMRTLRTPKHLTGPDHGLPHLLFQSWFEAQYGAEAWTSLGRIPKELWADYLGWYRRVLGIPVRSQTRAGPLEWRADEGCFRVPLADSGGASAAVVHARKVVLATGIDGSGRWEVPAELASVPRALYVHTCEPIDFESMRGRSVGVLGAGASAFDNASLALEHGASEVRLFFRRRELPTVNAYRWAEFVGFLKHHAELPDVDRWRFIRRILEMGQLPPADTYRRAVGFSHFHLHPGSPWLSVAAVEGRARVTTPQGVYLFDRLILGSGTVTDLSLRPELALLYPDIALWRDRFQPPPELAHADLSRHPYLSAHFEFQEKVPGRAPHVAAVFNYTFGCLLSLGLGGASISGMKYSLPRLVAGVTRQLYLDDRDAFYRSLECYAEREFEP; encoded by the coding sequence ATGCGCGTCCTGTCACCGAGCCCCGAGGAGACGCCGGCCATCGGGCTGGCGGCGCTGGAGTTGGCGCTCCAGGCGGATCTGGAGCGCCTGGCTTATCCGGGGCGCTCCTGGGTGCCGCCGCGGCAGACGCGCGCCGGGCTGCCCGTCCTGGACGTGCTAGTCATTGGCGGGGGGCAGAGCGGACTCACCGCCGCGTTCGGACTGATGCGAGAGCGGGTGACGAACCTGCTCGTGGTGGATGACGGAGCGCCAGACCGGGCGGGGCCGTGGAAGACCTTCGCCCGCATGCGGACGCTGCGCACGCCCAAGCACCTCACGGGGCCGGACCATGGGCTGCCCCATCTTCTGTTCCAGTCCTGGTTCGAGGCCCAATACGGCGCGGAGGCCTGGACGTCGCTGGGGCGAATCCCCAAGGAGCTGTGGGCGGACTATCTGGGCTGGTACCGCCGGGTGCTGGGCATCCCCGTGCGCAGCCAGACGCGCGCGGGCCCGCTGGAGTGGCGCGCCGACGAGGGCTGCTTCCGCGTTCCCTTGGCGGACTCGGGGGGCGCCTCCGCGGCCGTGGTGCATGCCCGCAAGGTGGTGCTGGCCACGGGCATCGATGGCTCGGGGCGGTGGGAGGTGCCCGCAGAGCTGGCGAGCGTGCCTCGGGCGCTCTACGTGCACACGTGTGAGCCCATCGACTTCGAGTCCATGCGGGGCCGGAGCGTGGGCGTGCTGGGGGCGGGGGCCTCGGCGTTCGACAATGCCTCCCTCGCGCTGGAGCACGGCGCCTCGGAGGTGCGGCTGTTCTTTCGTCGCCGTGAGTTGCCCACCGTCAATGCCTATCGTTGGGCGGAGTTCGTCGGCTTTCTCAAACACCATGCGGAGCTGCCGGACGTGGACCGCTGGCGCTTCATCCGTCGCATCCTGGAGATGGGACAGCTGCCTCCCGCGGACACCTATCGACGCGCGGTCGGGTTCTCGCATTTCCACCTGCACCCGGGGTCGCCCTGGCTCTCCGTGGCGGCGGTGGAGGGGCGGGCGCGTGTCACCACGCCGCAAGGTGTCTATCTATTCGATCGGCTCATTCTCGGCAGCGGCACGGTGACGGACCTGTCGCTGCGACCCGAGCTGGCGTTGCTCTACCCAGACATCGCGCTGTGGCGAGACCGTTTCCAGCCGCCGCCCGAGCTGGCGCACGCGGACCTCTCGCGGCATCCCTACCTGAGCGCCCATTTCGAGTTTCAGGAGAAGGTGCCGGGCCGGGCGCCGCACGTCGCGGCGGTCTTCAATTATACCTTTGGCTGTCTGCTTTCCCTGGGGCTGGGTGGGGCGAGCATCTCGGGCATGAAGTACAGCTTGCCTCGGCTGGTCGCGGGGGTGACGCGACAGCTCTATCTGGATGACAGGGATGCCTTCTATCGGTCCCTGGAGTGCTATGCGGAGAGGGAATTCGAGCCATGA
- the allB gene encoding allantoinase AllB: MSAGDFVLRSQRVLVDGGLRAAAVVVQAGRVAAVSAFSEAPSGLPVTDVGELVVMPGVVDCHAHINEPGRTEWEGFETATRAAAAGGITTLVDMPLNSLPPTTTLDALLLKARAAEGRCHVDHGFWGGVIPGNADELEGLIEAGVPGFKCFLCPSGVDEFPAANREVLAEAMPVLARWGIPLLVHAELESPTVRAEGDVRAYSRYLASRPARWEDDAIRLMVSLARQHGCRVHIVHLSSASALSLLREARGAGVPVTVETCPHYLTFAAETIPDGATFLKCAPPIREARNRERLWEALRQGDIDQVVSDHSPCTPGLKHLEHGDFGAAWGGIASLQLSLPVVWTAARRRGFALADVARWMCEAPARLVGLEGVKGSLRVGADADFVVFDPDATFTVEPANLLHRHSLTPYAGHSLTGVVELTFLRGMKIYEHGRPLAAPLGRWVRRPVASRVAA, translated from the coding sequence ATGAGCGCGGGAGACTTCGTGCTGCGCAGCCAGCGCGTCCTCGTGGACGGCGGACTGCGCGCGGCGGCGGTGGTGGTCCAGGCGGGGAGGGTGGCCGCGGTGTCTGCGTTCTCCGAGGCTCCCTCGGGGTTGCCTGTCACGGACGTGGGCGAGCTGGTGGTGATGCCTGGCGTGGTGGACTGCCACGCGCACATCAACGAGCCCGGGCGAACGGAATGGGAGGGATTCGAGACGGCCACGCGCGCGGCGGCGGCCGGAGGCATCACCACGCTGGTGGACATGCCGCTCAACTCGCTGCCGCCCACCACCACGTTGGATGCGCTCTTGCTCAAGGCGCGCGCGGCGGAGGGGCGCTGCCACGTGGATCATGGCTTCTGGGGCGGCGTCATCCCGGGCAACGCGGACGAACTGGAAGGGCTCATCGAGGCGGGAGTGCCCGGGTTCAAGTGCTTCCTGTGCCCATCGGGTGTGGATGAGTTCCCCGCCGCGAATCGCGAGGTGCTCGCGGAGGCCATGCCGGTGCTGGCGCGCTGGGGGATTCCGCTGCTCGTCCACGCGGAGCTGGAGTCACCCACCGTGCGCGCGGAGGGAGATGTCCGCGCCTACTCCCGCTATCTGGCGTCTCGGCCCGCGCGCTGGGAGGACGATGCCATCCGGTTGATGGTGTCGCTGGCGCGTCAGCATGGCTGTCGCGTGCACATCGTCCATCTGTCATCCGCGAGCGCGCTGTCGCTGCTGCGTGAAGCCCGCGGCGCGGGTGTGCCGGTGACGGTGGAGACGTGTCCGCACTACCTGACGTTCGCGGCGGAGACGATTCCGGATGGCGCCACGTTCCTCAAGTGCGCGCCGCCCATTCGTGAGGCGCGCAACCGGGAGCGGCTGTGGGAGGCGCTTCGCCAGGGTGACATTGATCAGGTCGTCTCGGACCACTCGCCCTGCACTCCGGGACTGAAGCACCTGGAGCACGGAGACTTCGGCGCGGCGTGGGGAGGGATTGCGTCGCTGCAGCTCAGCCTGCCCGTGGTGTGGACGGCGGCGCGGCGGCGCGGGTTCGCTCTTGCGGATGTGGCGCGCTGGATGTGTGAGGCGCCCGCGCGTCTGGTGGGTTTGGAGGGGGTGAAGGGGTCGCTGCGGGTGGGCGCGGACGCGGACTTCGTCGTGTTCGACCCTGACGCCACCTTCACGGTGGAGCCCGCGAACCTGCTGCATCGGCATTCACTGACACCCTATGCGGGGCACTCGCTGACAGGCGTGGTGGAGCTGACCTTCCTGCGCGGGATGAAGATCTACGAGCACGGCCGGCCGCTGGCCGCGCCGCTCGGACGTTGGGTGCGGCGCCCCGTGGCGTCGCGCGTCGCCGCTTGA
- the alc gene encoding allantoicase: protein MHADEDGKLRVAFTDWPDLAAEKVGGRAIIANDEFFAPKENLLRPGRGVFIADRYTERGKWMDGWETRRRRTPGHDWCIIQLGLPGVVRGVDIDTNHFLGNFPEYASLEGLEVSGSPDADTLASARWTPLMPQLRLQGGSRNLFALASEQRWTHLRLNIFPDGGVARFRVHGEVRPDLARLSQGSEPVDLAALENGGVVVACNDAFFGPRDNLILPGRAAHMGEGWETRRKRVPGFDWIIVKLAAPGTVERVEVDTAHYKGNFPDTCSLEGCYLREPVVDFANARDIVWTELLTRTKLQADHRHFFASELQAKGPFTHVRLNIFPDGGISRLCVHGRPA from the coding sequence ATGCACGCCGACGAGGATGGGAAGCTGCGCGTTGCCTTCACGGATTGGCCGGACCTGGCCGCGGAGAAGGTGGGTGGACGCGCGATCATCGCCAACGACGAGTTCTTCGCGCCCAAGGAGAACCTGCTCCGGCCCGGACGAGGCGTCTTCATCGCGGACCGCTACACGGAGCGGGGCAAGTGGATGGATGGCTGGGAGACGCGCCGACGGCGCACGCCGGGCCATGACTGGTGCATCATCCAGCTCGGGCTGCCCGGCGTCGTGCGCGGTGTGGACATCGACACGAACCACTTCCTCGGCAACTTCCCCGAGTACGCGTCGCTGGAGGGCCTGGAGGTGTCGGGCTCGCCCGACGCCGACACGCTCGCATCCGCGCGATGGACGCCGCTCATGCCGCAGCTTCGGCTCCAGGGCGGCTCGCGCAATCTCTTCGCCCTCGCGAGCGAGCAGCGCTGGACGCACCTGCGGCTCAACATTTTTCCGGATGGCGGTGTGGCGCGCTTCCGAGTGCACGGCGAGGTGCGACCGGACCTCGCTCGCCTGAGTCAGGGCAGCGAGCCGGTGGACCTGGCCGCGCTGGAGAATGGCGGCGTGGTGGTGGCATGCAATGACGCGTTCTTCGGGCCTCGGGACAACCTCATCCTCCCGGGCCGCGCGGCGCACATGGGCGAAGGGTGGGAGACGCGTCGCAAGCGCGTGCCAGGCTTTGATTGGATCATCGTGAAGCTGGCGGCACCGGGCACGGTGGAGCGCGTCGAGGTGGATACCGCGCACTACAAAGGCAACTTCCCGGATACCTGCTCGCTGGAGGGCTGCTATCTGCGCGAGCCGGTGGTGGATTTCGCCAACGCGCGAGACATTGTCTGGACGGAGCTCCTGACGCGCACGAAGCTCCAGGCGGACCACCGACACTTCTTCGCGTCCGAGCTGCAAGCGAAGGGACCGTTCACGCACGTGCGACTCAATATCTTTCCAGACGGAGGCATCAGCCGCCTTTGTGTGCACGGGCGGCCCGCATGA
- the uraD gene encoding 2-oxo-4-hydroxy-4-carboxy-5-ureidoimidazoline decarboxylase — MSPLHRLNTLPVAEARTEMLRCCGSSRWADAMVRARPFRDASHLYGEAQWLWEQTGPDDWHEAFQHHPRIGDGPALRERFASTATWTSREQAGVGGAPEVVLAGLAEGNLEYERRFGFIFLVCAAGKGAEELLATLRERLGNAPDDELRIAAGEQAKITRLRLEKLLTP; from the coding sequence ATGAGCCCGCTCCATCGGCTCAACACGTTGCCCGTGGCCGAGGCCCGCACGGAGATGCTGCGCTGCTGTGGCTCGTCGCGCTGGGCGGACGCGATGGTGCGCGCCCGACCGTTCCGGGACGCGAGCCATCTGTACGGCGAGGCCCAGTGGCTCTGGGAGCAGACGGGCCCCGACGACTGGCACGAAGCCTTCCAGCACCACCCGCGCATCGGTGACGGCCCCGCGCTGCGCGAGCGCTTTGCCTCCACCGCGACCTGGACCTCGCGCGAGCAGGCCGGCGTGGGAGGCGCGCCCGAGGTCGTGCTGGCAGGGCTGGCCGAAGGCAACCTCGAATACGAGCGGCGCTTTGGCTTCATCTTCCTCGTGTGCGCCGCGGGCAAGGGCGCCGAGGAGCTGCTGGCGACCTTGCGCGAGCGTTTGGGAAACGCACCCGATGACGAGCTGCGCATCGCGGCCGGAGAGCAGGCCAAGATCACCCGCCTTCGGTTGGAGAAGCTCCTGACCCCATGA
- the uraH gene encoding hydroxyisourate hydrolase: MSTLSTHVLDTQRGRAASGVPLTLEAQGQAGVWASLSRGVTDADGRVRELLPAGGRLEPGTYRLTFDTGAYFRAQGIRGFYPSVTVVFEVTAADEHYHVPLLLSPFGYSTYRGT; the protein is encoded by the coding sequence ATGAGCACCTTGTCCACCCATGTCCTCGACACGCAGCGAGGACGCGCGGCCTCGGGAGTTCCGCTGACGTTGGAGGCCCAGGGCCAGGCGGGCGTTTGGGCTTCGCTGTCTCGCGGTGTCACCGACGCGGACGGGCGCGTGCGCGAGCTGCTGCCCGCGGGCGGACGCCTGGAGCCGGGCACGTATCGGCTCACGTTCGACACGGGCGCGTACTTCCGCGCGCAAGGCATCCGAGGCTTCTATCCCTCGGTGACCGTGGTGTTCGAGGTCACCGCGGCGGACGAGCACTACCACGTGCCGCTCTTGCTGAGCCCGTTTGGCTACTCGACGTATCGAGGGACTTGA
- the thiD gene encoding bifunctional hydroxymethylpyrimidine kinase/phosphomethylpyrimidine kinase, with protein sequence MKQPQTIATALTIAGSDSGGGAGIQADLSTFAFHRVHGTCALTAVTAQNTLGVTRVDVLPAASVSAQLDAVTSDVGAGAVKTGMLVNREIITVVAERLRAWGLGTVVVDPVMVSRAGSRLIDDEAVGALKELLLPLAAVVTPNRHEAQLLAGMELHTLEDMQEAAQRIHRLGSRAVLVKGGGMSGPLRGTDVWFDGERLETLHLRSVETRNTHGTGCTLSAALAAHLALGRAPLEATRRAKAYVTTALEHPLALGRGPGPFSHFFALDE encoded by the coding sequence ATGAAGCAACCCCAGACGATCGCGACCGCGCTCACCATCGCGGGCTCGGACAGCGGCGGCGGCGCCGGAATCCAGGCCGACCTCAGCACCTTCGCATTCCACCGGGTGCATGGGACCTGTGCCCTCACCGCCGTCACCGCCCAGAACACGCTCGGCGTCACCCGCGTCGACGTACTCCCCGCCGCGTCGGTCTCCGCGCAGCTCGACGCGGTGACCTCCGATGTCGGGGCGGGCGCCGTGAAGACAGGCATGCTCGTCAACCGGGAGATCATCACGGTGGTCGCCGAACGCCTGCGCGCGTGGGGACTCGGCACGGTGGTGGTGGATCCGGTCATGGTCTCCCGCGCGGGTTCTCGCCTCATCGATGACGAGGCGGTCGGCGCGCTGAAGGAGCTGCTCCTGCCCCTGGCCGCCGTCGTCACCCCCAACCGACACGAGGCCCAGCTCCTCGCGGGCATGGAACTCCACACGCTGGAGGACATGCAGGAGGCCGCCCAGCGCATCCATCGACTCGGCTCGCGGGCGGTGCTCGTCAAGGGCGGGGGCATGTCGGGTCCGCTGCGCGGCACCGATGTCTGGTTTGACGGCGAGCGGCTGGAGACGCTCCACCTGCGCTCGGTGGAGACGCGCAACACGCACGGCACGGGCTGCACCCTGTCCGCCGCGCTGGCCGCGCACCTCGCCTTGGGACGCGCGCCGCTGGAGGCCACGCGTCGCGCCAAGGCCTATGTGACGACGGCCCTGGAGCACCCGCTCGCCCTGGGGCGGGGCCCCGGTCCGTTCAGCCACTTCTTCGCCTTGGATGAATGA
- a CDS encoding long-chain fatty acid--CoA ligase has protein sequence MPFDVKDILKQVEAGTAPEAGIPEWWRESWAEPDGFATALADAHAGRGAPPPKSRPGQQYDFFHDLVVRHVAQERPALRTFERLQGWQTLSYRALHEQAARRAGEWAEQGVKAGAKVCLLYGMGSELLISLMAGVKLGVCVSLLPPLGPRFVSRRLEALAPEHVAAEPHQLPLLKGFEKTLLRVRTGASPGFSSYSYKPADPVGLVFSPLADPSHVPVPLSADDAWRGALADGLITFGLGPGEQLAAPGFSLLQGLPAMLFATLLRGATFVHVELADLERNAAPLLEQPLRALGVSNALRELLTRTRVGALRNVSHWFRNPEEPLDAQAWRAWIKQAALGSTPCSSVLVDPALGGAVLLSPRWNGEPQTDVLPAPGRRWALRDANQSGQDSASDVGLYTPLPDKKRPPSHVVLARIRERYHYGGTLGPRRDGRVYPTAEVTAVLEGLPSLVGTSIVAVPTSGVASQPRFVLLGFTGARAPSASAEQEIRRRIEHQLGVEFLPDRVALFPLFPRRKKGAVDDAWCASQFFTGALHRKASDPSFQALVTIRGRLLESASRPGEDAGPAVK, from the coding sequence ATGCCTTTTGACGTGAAGGACATCCTCAAGCAGGTCGAGGCGGGGACCGCGCCGGAGGCGGGCATCCCCGAGTGGTGGCGCGAGAGCTGGGCGGAGCCGGACGGGTTCGCCACCGCCCTCGCCGACGCGCACGCGGGACGCGGCGCCCCGCCACCGAAGAGCCGCCCCGGTCAGCAGTACGACTTCTTCCATGACCTGGTGGTGCGCCACGTGGCCCAGGAGCGCCCCGCGCTTCGGACCTTCGAGCGACTCCAGGGCTGGCAGACGCTGAGCTATCGCGCGCTGCATGAGCAAGCCGCGCGCCGCGCGGGCGAGTGGGCCGAGCAGGGCGTCAAGGCGGGCGCGAAGGTGTGCCTGTTGTATGGGATGGGCTCCGAGCTGCTCATCTCGCTGATGGCGGGCGTGAAGCTGGGCGTCTGTGTTTCGCTGCTGCCGCCGCTGGGGCCGCGCTTCGTGTCGCGCCGCCTGGAGGCGCTCGCGCCGGAGCACGTGGCCGCCGAGCCGCACCAGCTGCCGCTGCTCAAGGGTTTCGAGAAGACGCTGCTGCGCGTCCGGACCGGAGCCTCGCCGGGCTTCTCGTCGTACAGCTACAAGCCCGCGGATCCGGTGGGGCTCGTGTTCTCGCCCCTGGCGGATCCATCCCATGTCCCGGTGCCCCTGTCCGCGGACGACGCCTGGCGGGGCGCGCTGGCGGATGGCCTCATCACCTTCGGGTTGGGGCCGGGGGAGCAACTGGCGGCGCCGGGCTTCTCGCTGCTCCAGGGCCTGCCGGCGATGCTGTTCGCCACGCTCCTGCGCGGCGCGACCTTCGTCCACGTGGAGCTGGCGGACCTGGAGCGCAACGCCGCACCGCTGTTGGAGCAGCCGCTGCGCGCGTTGGGCGTCTCCAACGCGCTCCGCGAGCTGCTCACCCGCACGCGGGTCGGGGCGCTGCGCAACGTGTCGCACTGGTTCCGCAATCCCGAGGAGCCCCTCGACGCCCAGGCCTGGCGCGCGTGGATCAAACAGGCGGCGCTCGGCTCCACGCCGTGCTCCAGCGTCCTGGTGGATCCGGCCCTGGGCGGCGCGGTGCTCCTGTCTCCGCGCTGGAACGGGGAGCCGCAAACGGATGTGCTCCCCGCGCCGGGCCGGCGGTGGGCGCTGCGCGACGCGAACCAGAGCGGACAGGATTCGGCCTCGGACGTGGGCCTCTACACGCCGCTGCCGGACAAGAAGCGCCCGCCCAGCCATGTCGTCCTCGCGCGGATCCGCGAGCGCTACCACTACGGTGGGACGCTGGGGCCGCGCCGGGACGGCCGCGTCTATCCGACGGCCGAGGTCACCGCCGTGCTGGAGGGGCTGCCCTCGCTGGTGGGGACGTCCATCGTGGCCGTTCCGACGAGCGGAGTCGCCAGTCAGCCCCGCTTCGTGCTGCTGGGCTTCACGGGCGCCCGGGCTCCCTCCGCGAGCGCGGAGCAGGAGATCCGCCGGCGCATCGAGCACCAACTGGGGGTGGAGTTCCTGCCGGACCGCGTCGCGCTGTTTCCGCTGTTTCCGCGCCGGAAGAAGGGCGCGGTGGATGACGCGTGGTGCGCGTCGCAGTTCTTCACGGGCGCGCTCCACCGCAAGGCGTCGGATCCCTCGTTCCAGGCGCTGGTGACCATCCGCGGACGCTTGTTGGAAAGCGCGAGCCGTCCGGGTGAAGATGCGGGCCCCGCAGTGAAATGA
- a CDS encoding DUF4280 domain-containing protein, producing MGVQVVMGAMLQCSFGVAPSSLMVLPVNRVMAPTPAANIMDNKPMMNILPFGMCSSMANPMVAAATAAALGVLTPMPCIPATAAPWAPGCPKALIGNMPALESNSKLMCSYGGVIQVVTPGQFVVMDG from the coding sequence ATGGGTGTCCAGGTCGTGATGGGCGCGATGCTCCAATGCAGTTTCGGAGTCGCGCCCTCGTCGCTGATGGTGCTGCCGGTGAACCGGGTGATGGCGCCCACCCCGGCGGCGAACATCATGGACAACAAGCCGATGATGAACATCCTGCCCTTCGGCATGTGCTCGTCCATGGCGAACCCGATGGTGGCGGCAGCCACCGCCGCGGCGCTGGGCGTGTTGACACCCATGCCGTGCATCCCCGCCACCGCCGCGCCCTGGGCTCCCGGATGTCCCAAGGCGCTCATCGGCAACATGCCGGCGCTGGAGAGCAACTCGAAGCTCATGTGCAGCTATGGCGGCGTCATCCAGGTCGTGACCCCCGGTCAGTTCGTGGTGATGGATGGGTGA